The following are encoded in a window of Zymoseptoria tritici IPO323 chromosome 4, whole genome shotgun sequence genomic DNA:
- a CDS encoding uncharacterized protein (Membrane protein, sugar transporter), translated as MDSGSIHKSPHNDVKFDTSPEHVERQDSLDAKPYNDATIRNPLAHLAKDQLEQQVSQFCATYGFQERLDLFQKAALVAQRPEHFEEIPELSEEDKYVLRREVTHRWHLPWRLYMCIGIVSLGSAIQGWDNTGANGANLSFPEEFGIAHKSWLIGTINAAPTIFGLASAWAADPINNLLGRRGTIFLTNLFVVFPVLAQAFTQNWQGLMICRLFMGLGMGVKISTIPVYTAEVAPAIIRGGLVTSFQLWVALGILVGFSSNLCFKDIGKNAWRFQLAAAFAPAVPMLFIIWLCPAESPRWYLKKNKYQKAFESFCRLRNTELQAARELYFAHVQIMEEKEVFTGKTFFNRAWELFSIPRLRRATIASAWIVISQQFSGINIMAFYSSTIFSAAGYSKDASLWGSWGFGLVTLVFALPAVYTMDTFGRRNLLLLTFPNMAMCLLGAGLCFLLPVGDSARVPLIAFFLYLFSALYGPGIGPIPSIYFSEAFPLSHREIGAAFTICVNNAMGSALGLTFPSLLDAITPTGAFGFYAGLNMVAFVVIFFVVRETKQLTLEELDDVFSVSTARHASYQVRVWLPWWIKRWIFWQRKAVLEPLYRRETI; from the exons ATGGACAGCGGCTCCATCCACAAGTCGCCTCACAACGATGTCAAGTTCGACACCAGTCCTGAACACGTGGAGCGCCAGGACTCCTTGGACGCCAAACCCTACAACGATGCCACCATCCGCAATCCTCTCGCGCATCTAGCGAAGGACCAGCTCGAACAACAGGTATCCCAGTTCTGCGCAACATATGGATTCCAGGAACGATTGGACCTTTTCCAGAAAGCTGCTTTGGTTGCTCAACGTCCGGAGCACTTCGAGGAGATTCCGGAGCTCTCGGAAGAGGATAAATATGTTCTTCGCCGAGAAGTTACCCATCGATGGCATCTTCCATGGCGCCTGTACATGTGCATCGGCATCGTCTCGCTTGGGTCGGCCATCCAGGGATGGGACAATACCGGAGCGAATGGAGCCAACCTCTCCTTTCCCGAGGAATTCGGCATCGCCCACAAGTCATGGTTGATCGGGACCATCAATGCGGCTCCGACAATCTTCGGGCTTGCGAGCGCCTGGGCAGCCGACCCTATCAACAATCTGCTGGGTCGTCGCGGAACCATATTCCTGACCAATCTTTTCGTCGTCTTCCCTGTTCTAGCGCAGGCTTTCACACAGAACTGGCAAGGTCTGATGATTTGTCGTCTCTTCATGGGACTCGGAATGGGAGTCAAGATCTCGACGATACCGGTGTACACTGCAGAGGTGGCGCCTGCCATCATTCGAGGTGGTTTGGTGACGAGCTTTCAACT CTGGGTCGCCTTGGGCATCCTCGTCGGCTTCAGCTCGAACTTGTGCTTCAAGGATATCGGCAAGAACGCATGGCGCTTCCAGCTCGCTGCAGCTTTTGCACCCGCAGTACCAATGCTGTTCATCATTTGGCTTTGTCCAG CAGAATCTCCTCGTTGGTACTTGAAAAAGAACAAGTACCAAAAGGCCTTCGAATCCTTCTGCCGACTTCGCAACACCGAACTCCAAGCCGCTCGTGAGCTCTACTTCGCACACGTCCAGATCATGGAAGAGAAAGAGGTCTTTACGGGCAAGACGTTCTTCAACCGGGCTTGGGAGTTGTTCTCCATCCCTCGTCTGCGCAGAGCGACAATAGCATCAGCATGGATCGTCATCAGTCAGCAGTTCTCTGGC ATCAACATCATGGCGTTCtactcctccaccatcttctccgcgGCAGGCTACAGCAAAGATGCTTCGTTGTGGGGTTCGTGGGGCTTCGGGTTGGTGACGTTGGTTTTCGCCTTGCCGGCTGTTTATA CCATGGACACCTTCGGTCGACGCAACCTTCTCCTGCTCACATTTCCCAACATGGCCATGTGTTTGCTCGGCGCTGGTCTCTGCTTCCTCTTGCCGGTTGGCGACAGTGCCCGTGTGCCACTCattgccttcttcctctaTCTTTTCTCTGCACTTTATGGACCGG GCATTGGCCCGATCCCGTCCATCtacttctccgaagccttccCACTCTCCCATCGAGAGATCGGCGCTGCTTTCACCATCTGCGTCAACAATGCCATGGGCAGTGCACTGGGTTTGACGTTTCCCTCGCTTCTTGATGCGATTACTCCTACCGGTG CATTCGGCTTTTACGCCGGTCTGAATATGGTCGCATTCGTCGTCATCTTCTTTGTCGTCAGAGAGACCAAGCAACTTACCCTCGAGGAACTTGACGATGTGTTCAGCGTTTCGACAGCGAGACATGCATCGTACCAAGTTCGTGTCTGGCTGCCCTGGTGGATCAAGCGGTGGATCTTCTGGCAGCGGAAAGCCGTCCTTGAGCCGCTCTATCGTCGGGAAACAATCTAG